In the genome of Nocardioides palaemonis, the window CGCGTGGGCGCGGGTCGACGACGACGAGCTGGTGCTCACCGAGCTCTTCACCGACCCGACCGTGCTGCTGGTCGGAGCGACCCACCGCCTGGCCCGGCGCCGCACGGTCCAGCTGGCCGACCTCGGCGACGAGCCGTGGATCATCCGCGCCGGCGGCCACCCCGTCGTCGAGGTGCTGGAGCGCAGCGCCGTGGCGGCGGGCTTCACCCCGACGATCGCGTTCCAGGCCAACGACTACCAGGAGGCGCAGGCGATGGTCAGCGTCGGCCTCGGCATCGCGCTGGCGCCGCGGACCGCGACGGTCAACCAGCACCCCGACGTCCGCGTGGTCTCGCTCGGGTCCAGCGCCCCGTCGCGGCGGGTGCTCGTCGCCCACCGCTCCGGGCGGGTGCGCAGCGCCGCCGAGCTCGCGCTCCACGACGTGCTGGTCGAGACCGCGGCGACCTACGCCTGAGGCGGAGACGCCACAGGGGCCACGCCGGATGGCGAGGCCCCTGTGGCGGGAGGGCAGGTGGGGTCAGCCCGCCGCCCGCTTGATCCGCAGGGTGGTCCGGAACAGGACCTCGCCCTTGCGGTCGAGGACCCGCAGGACCTTGCGGCCCGAGAGGTTCTCCGGCACCACCTTCCGCGCCACGAACCGGCCGTCGACCACCTTCACCACGGCCAGCTTCCGGCCGCCGAGCGTGATCCGGACCTTGGCGGCGGCCACGTCACGACCGCGGACCTTCAGCACCTTCCCGGCACGCACGGTCCGCTTGACCCGGACCGTCGGCTCCACCGCCGGCGGCGTGGGCGTCGGGGTGGCGGTCGGGCTGGGCGTCGGGGTGGGCGTGGGGCTCGAGGTCGGCGGGACGGTCGGCTCGTCCTCGCCGGTGTACTCGACGTCCACGAACGGCACGATCTTCGCCTGCTGCGGGCCGAAGGCGAAGTAGTCCACCTTCAGGTTCCACCAGTTCCGGTAGTGGGGCGTCACCGTGCCGATGCCGCGGCTGAGCTGCAGGTTCGACAAAGACGAGGCGTAGTCGATGACGATCTCGTTCTCACCGTCGACCAGGAGGCCACTGATGTCGGCGACGGGGTCGGTCCAGCTGACGCCGCCGGTGTAGAGGTCGTCGCCGACCAGAGGGACCTGGGTGCCGGTGCCGTCGTCGATCGTGGGCTTGCCCACGCCTCCCACGTCACGCCTCACCTTGGTGGGGTTGGTCGACACGTGACCACCGACCTTGTGACCGTTGACCCAGACCTCCATGCTCTCGACGAAGCCGTCACCGAGGTCGACGTAGGCCCCGGATGCAGCGTCCGCGTCCCAGTCGAACGTGGCCTCGTAGTGCCCCGTCCCCGAGACGTTCCTGCCGACCTCCGGGATCTGGTCCCAGGTCTTGAGCGTGTCGAGGCTGACGTCGATCGGCGTGGTGACGGTCGACGTCTTCTTGTTGGTGGTGGTCACCCCGTCGACCGACTCGGTGCGGACGAGGTTGCCCGCCACGGGGTTGGGAGTCCACTTCTGGACCGTGAGGTCCCAGTCCCTGATGTCGTAGGGCTGCGGCACCTCGACCTGCTCGGAGACGTCCTCACCGTTGCTGAGCGCGGCGGTCACCCTCCCACTGCGGGTCGTGCGGACGGCCACGCCGTCCTGGGTCGCGAACGCGGAGTCGGCGTTGGTCGAGACCACGTGGAGGCGGCTCTCGTCGGCCTTCTCGAAGGCCAGGAGCGCGATGTTGTTGTAGTCGAGCTCGATCGGGACGATCGTCTTGCCGTCCTCCCAGCGGTAGTCGGCGAGCTCGGTGACGTTGCCGGTCCACGGATCGATCGAGTACGGCACGAAGGTGCCGGGCTTGACCAGGTCGGTCGAGGCGTGCGGACCGGTGCCCGCGTTGCGCACGCTCGGCTTGAGGCTGTTGGCGTGGTACGACCCGTCGTCGAAGTTGTAGACGTAGGTGTACTGGTTGCCGGCGTCGTCCTGGCGGGTCTGCGTGAGCAGCTGCAGGTTCTCCTCGGAGAACCCGGTGTAGGGCTGGACGCCGAGCTCCTGGAGCTTCTCCATGACGTTGTCGTCGTAGCCGCCCGGCGCGTTGCTGAAGTAGTCGAAGTCGTCGTAGACCGTCGCCTGGCGCACCGTCGGCAGCGTCTTGAGCTCGTCCATGACCTTCTTCAGCGCGCCGCTCTTGCCGTCGTTGAACGGCGTGCGCGAGGCAGCGTCCTCCAGCACGACGACCTTCAGGCCCTGCTTGGCCCACGCGAGGATGCGCTTCGCGCCCTCGATGTCGAGCCAGTCCTGGTAGAGGACGATCGCCTTGTAGCCGGCCTTCTCGATCGTCTTCGTCCTCGTGTCGAAGTGGACGTCGTCGTCGAACAGGAACTTCGGGCTGAAGTAGTCGTAGGTGTAGCCGTTGTCCTGCAGCTGCGTGGAGCGGTACGAGATGCCCTGGTGGGCGAGGTTCCAGTTCATCACGCCGTTGTCGTTGCCGATGCCGGCGTTCTTGCTCATGCCGTGGATCCACTGCTGGCGCACGAACCCGACGTCGGCACGTGCCTTGCCGGTCTGCAGCAGCTGCTGCACGCGGCCGAGGTGGGCGTTGAACTCGTCGTAGTCCGCAGAGGTGGGGTTGCGCGAGCCGAGCTGGCGGAAGCCGGTGGGGTTGTGGCCCGGAAGGCGGTGTTGCCGTAGCTGAAGCCCGCGCCCCACACGTGCCAGACGATCCGCTGGAAGCCGGCCGCATACTGCGTGTAGGCGTCGGTGAGGTCGGCCTGCCGGGTGGCGGAGTAGACCGGCATCTGCGCGCCTGTCTCGGTCGACAGGACCTTGTTCTCGAGCTTGGCGCCGCCGGTCCACAGCCGGAAGAGGTCGAGCTGGTTGTACTGGTTGTAGTTCTCGGCCTCGGGGTAGTCGACATCCATGATCGGCTCAGATATCTCCAGCGGCTTGCCGTAGGAGATCTGCGCGCGGGTCTCGATGCCCACCGAGTTGAGCCACTCCTTCAGGGGCCGCAGCATCCGCTCCCGGTAGAGCTGGGTCAGCACGTCCTGGTAGTCGCTGATGATCTGCTCGCGCTTCACGTTCTGGCCTGCGATGCGGTAGTTGCCCGTGTCGTCGAGGTCGAAGTAGGCGTCGAACGAGAAGGACTGCACACCCTTGACGAGGAACAGCCACGGCGTGATGTCGTAGCCCTTGCGCTTCTTGAACTCGGCGGCCATGTCCTCGGACCAGAAGGTGAACTGCGGTGCGGTCGCGACCTTCGCCGT includes:
- a CDS encoding LysR family transcriptional regulator, which translates into the protein MLDVKRLQVLLAIVEEGSVTAAATALGYTPSAVSQQLLRLEREAGQPLLDRHARGMTPTDAGLVLATHARKVLRQLMAAEADLQDIAGVRRGSVTLGTFPTVGSSFLPLAVRRYRELYPNIALTISSGREDHLVRMLEEGRVAMSFLWDYAWARVDDDELVLTELFTDPTVLLVGATHRLARRRTVQLADLGDEPWIIRAGGHPVVEVLERSAVAAGFTPTIAFQANDYQEAQAMVSVGLGIALAPRTATVNQHPDVRVVSLGSSAPSRRVLVAHRSGRVRSAAELALHDVLVETAATYA